In the Salarias fasciatus chromosome 13, fSalaFa1.1, whole genome shotgun sequence genome, one interval contains:
- the sf3b5 gene encoding splicing factor 3B subunit 5: MTDRYNIHSQLEHLQSKYIGTGHADTSKWEWLVNQHRDSYCSYMGHFDLLNYFSVAENESKARVRFNLMEKMLQPCGPPADKPDDA, translated from the coding sequence atgacggaccgatacaacatCCACAGCCAGCTGGAGCATCTGCAGTCCAAGTACATCGGCACAGGACACGCCGACACCAGCAAGTGGGAATGGCTGGTGAACCAGCACCGGGACTCGTACTGCTCCTACATGGGCCACTTCGACCTGCTCAACTATTTCTCCGTCGCCGAGAACGAGAGCAAAGCTCGTGTCCGTTTCAACCTGATGGAGAAGATGCTGCAGCCGTGTGGACCACCAGCAGACAAACCTGACGACGCCTGA